One genomic window of Candidatus Nitrosopumilus sediminis includes the following:
- the hisG gene encoding ATP phosphoribosyltransferase, whose protein sequence is MSEVKFAIPKGSLEEATFKLLEKSWTRVNRKSRTYRVYLDDPSIVVKMLRPQEIPTLVAEGLYDVGITGKDWVGETNADVEPILDLEYGKIRLVIAFPDKYRYKNLDEMIADYGKKKKTLRISSEYLTTASKFLKQSKSYKKYYGSKDPLIVTPWVRLGNNKNVQIHLSFGATEAKPPEDVDAIMDVTETGTTLKQNKLKIVDEVLTSTAHLIVNKKSLKDPKKREKIFDIVTLMRGAVHGRKFLHIYLNVEEKNLKKLLTQMPSLKKPTISPLSEQGWFGVNTVIKKEEFHKLIPKLRKIAQGLVVHEPRQILELEEIKRDEEN, encoded by the coding sequence ATGTCTGAAGTAAAATTTGCTATTCCAAAAGGAAGTTTAGAAGAGGCTACATTCAAACTATTAGAAAAATCTTGGACTAGAGTAAATCGTAAGAGTAGAACTTATCGAGTTTATCTTGATGATCCTAGTATTGTTGTCAAAATGCTTCGCCCTCAAGAAATTCCAACATTGGTTGCAGAAGGATTGTATGATGTAGGAATAACTGGCAAGGATTGGGTGGGGGAAACAAATGCTGATGTTGAACCTATCTTAGATTTAGAATATGGTAAAATTAGATTAGTAATTGCTTTTCCTGACAAGTATCGCTACAAAAATCTTGACGAAATGATTGCAGATTATGGTAAAAAGAAAAAAACACTTAGAATTTCATCTGAATATCTTACAACAGCTTCAAAATTTCTAAAACAATCAAAATCTTACAAAAAATATTATGGTTCCAAAGATCCTCTCATTGTTACCCCTTGGGTAAGATTAGGCAATAACAAAAATGTACAAATTCATCTATCCTTTGGTGCAACTGAAGCAAAACCTCCTGAGGATGTAGATGCAATAATGGATGTAACAGAAACAGGTACAACTCTAAAACAAAATAAACTCAAAATTGTCGATGAGGTCCTAACTTCTACTGCACATTTGATTGTAAATAAAAAATCATTAAAGGATCCTAAAAAACGTGAAAAAATATTTGATATTGTAACTTTAATGCGAGGTGCAGTTCATGGCAGAAAATTCTTACACATTTACCTAAATGTTGAAGAAAAAAATCTGAAAAAACTTTTGACCCAAATGCCTTCTCTGAAAAAGCCTACAATAAGTCCATTGAGTGAGCAAGGATGGTTTGGTGTAAATACCGTCATTAAAAAAGAAGAATTTCACAAACTTATCCCTAAATTAAGGAAGATTGCTCAAGGTCTTGTAGTTCATGAACCCCGACAAATTCTTGAACTTGAGGAGATAAAGCGTGACGAAGAAAATTGA
- a CDS encoding zinc-binding dehydrogenase: MKALVYDEYTVDDDFSKILKIKEIPIPEPKSNEVIIKVKAAALNYDDIWGMRGKPLAIPLPHISGTDAAGEVTAIGTDVKNIKVGDRVVSHGNMSCRVCKACTDGREFDCRKRTIWGFETGPLWGGYCEFTHLPEVNVVKIPEGVSYDEAAAASMTLLTSWHMLVGRAKIQPGQIILIMGGSSGVGNYGIQIAKLFGCTVIATASPDKLDKLLELGADFAVDHRKEDWHKEVRSIAKKIPKPLGDVPGVDVIFEHIGGSHWNKELTLLNYGGTIVTTGATTGYDAKTDLRHIFFKGINILGSTQGTRAELEQGMYWMSQGKIKSIIDSVYTLEEASVAHTKMLKGKGLFGKILIKPGS; this comes from the coding sequence ATGAAAGCTCTAGTATACGATGAATATACTGTCGATGATGATTTTTCTAAAATCTTGAAAATTAAAGAAATTCCAATACCTGAACCAAAATCTAACGAAGTAATAATCAAAGTAAAAGCTGCTGCTCTAAACTATGATGATATTTGGGGAATGAGAGGTAAGCCATTGGCAATTCCATTACCTCATATTTCTGGTACAGATGCTGCTGGTGAAGTAACAGCAATTGGCACTGATGTAAAAAACATCAAAGTTGGAGATAGAGTTGTATCACATGGAAATATGTCTTGTAGAGTTTGTAAAGCATGTACTGATGGTAGAGAGTTTGATTGTAGAAAACGAACTATCTGGGGTTTTGAAACAGGTCCACTATGGGGTGGTTACTGTGAATTTACACATCTTCCAGAAGTTAATGTTGTAAAAATCCCAGAGGGTGTTTCATATGACGAAGCAGCTGCTGCATCCATGACTTTGTTGACATCATGGCATATGTTAGTCGGTAGAGCAAAAATCCAACCGGGACAAATAATTTTGATAATGGGTGGCAGTTCTGGAGTTGGCAATTATGGAATTCAAATTGCAAAACTTTTTGGATGTACTGTAATTGCTACTGCAAGTCCTGATAAATTAGATAAATTATTGGAATTGGGAGCTGATTTTGCAGTAGATCATAGAAAAGAAGATTGGCATAAGGAAGTGCGTTCAATTGCAAAAAAAATTCCAAAACCATTAGGTGATGTACCTGGAGTTGATGTAATTTTTGAACACATTGGTGGTTCTCATTGGAATAAAGAATTAACTTTGTTAAATTATGGTGGAACAATAGTTACGACTGGCGCAACAACTGGATATGATGCCAAGACTGACTTGCGACATATTTTCTTTAAAGGCATCAATATTTTAGGTTCTACTCAGGGAACCAGAGCAGAACTTGAACAAGGTATGTATTGGATGTCACAAGGTAAAATCAAATCCATAATTGATTCAGTATATACTCTAGAAGAGGCATCTGTTGCTCATACAAAGATGCTCAAAGGTAAAGGACTGTTTGGAAAAATCTTAATCAAACCTGGATCTTGA
- a CDS encoding tRNA(Ile)(2)-agmatinylcytidine synthase yields the protein MEKPTILNVGFDDTDSPKGMCTTFLAYKIVDLLQKQKTEFLDFPRLIRFNPNIPWKTRGNGAVSMRIKTKNPSKIKNQIKNLVAKYSDTENGANPGLVFFENDLIPSEFTKFSKLALWQLINRNNAKKFAKKNNLEIYYQGNGQGLVGAIGAIGYDFDDHTLELLSYRKKPKFGKERKISTESVKVMQEKTSPNTFNSFDTKKGRILITPHGPDPVFYGVRGENVDSLVYATKILKTTEKLDGYMIFKSNQGTGDHLKNELNFENMKPYASGKITGIVSNMPKTVKGGHVFFKIISKNHEFWCAVYKPTGMTTIASNLLKGDKICVGGGVRKASKNFPRIINLEFLDVINLVKNTLLSNPKCKKCNKKMKSKGVNQGFQCIRCGTKSSKKITIENSRKIKNQLYLPEISAHRHLSRPLQRIGIVNKSAKFDNSLSWFCVYDK from the coding sequence ATGGAAAAACCAACAATTCTCAATGTAGGATTTGATGATACTGATTCCCCTAAAGGAATGTGTACAACCTTTCTTGCTTACAAAATTGTTGATTTGTTACAAAAACAGAAAACAGAGTTTTTGGATTTTCCACGATTAATTCGATTTAATCCCAATATTCCGTGGAAAACAAGGGGAAACGGAGCAGTTTCTATGAGGATAAAGACAAAAAATCCATCTAAAATAAAAAACCAAATCAAAAATCTAGTTGCAAAATATTCTGATACCGAAAATGGAGCAAATCCTGGACTAGTATTTTTTGAAAATGATTTGATTCCGTCAGAATTTACCAAATTTAGTAAATTAGCTTTATGGCAACTGATTAACAGAAACAATGCAAAAAAATTTGCTAAAAAAAATAATCTTGAAATTTACTATCAAGGAAACGGTCAAGGATTAGTAGGTGCAATTGGTGCAATAGGTTATGATTTTGATGATCATACATTAGAGCTTTTGAGCTATCGTAAAAAGCCAAAGTTTGGAAAAGAAAGAAAAATTTCTACTGAAAGTGTTAAAGTCATGCAAGAAAAAACTTCTCCTAATACGTTTAACAGTTTTGATACTAAGAAAGGGAGGATCCTAATTACTCCTCATGGACCTGATCCTGTTTTCTATGGTGTTAGAGGTGAAAATGTAGATTCTTTAGTTTATGCTACTAAAATTCTAAAGACCACTGAAAAATTAGATGGCTATATGATCTTCAAATCAAATCAGGGAACAGGTGATCATTTGAAAAATGAGTTAAATTTTGAAAACATGAAACCATATGCATCTGGAAAAATTACTGGAATTGTATCTAACATGCCAAAAACTGTAAAGGGCGGACATGTATTTTTTAAAATTATTTCTAAAAATCATGAATTTTGGTGTGCTGTTTACAAACCAACCGGCATGACTACAATTGCATCTAATCTGTTAAAGGGTGATAAAATATGTGTGGGAGGCGGTGTTAGAAAGGCCTCAAAAAATTTCCCTCGTATAATTAATTTAGAATTTCTTGATGTGATTAATCTTGTAAAAAATACCCTCCTATCAAATCCTAAATGTAAAAAATGCAATAAAAAAATGAAATCTAAAGGTGTGAATCAAGGATTTCAATGCATTCGATGCGGAACAAAATCTTCTAAAAAAATAACCATTGAAAATTCAAGAAAAATAAAAAATCAACTATATCTTCCAGAAATATCTGCCCATAGGCATCTTAGTAGACCTTTGCAGAGAATTGGGATTGTCAACAAATCTGCAAAATTTGATAATTCTCTTTCGTGGTTTTGTGTATATGATAAGTAG
- a CDS encoding hydroxymethylglutaryl-CoA reductase, degradative: MPDSSISKFFEKSRKDRLDIVANFANLSDEDIDVLQNENGGISFDKADKMVENAIGTFSLPLGIATNFKINGKDYIVPMVIEEPSVIAAASKGAKIARIKGGFEVSANESFSIGQIQMLDVDIPLAISQIKNSSNELLELANSKSNTLSKMGKGAKEVSCKEIDTPSGKMLIVELLIDVGDAMGANVTNTMCEAISPLIEKITDGRALLRILSNYSTRRIAKAKAVFEKEAVGGEQVVDNIISAFEFADNDVYRAVTHNKGIMNGTIAVANAVGQDSRAIEAAANAYAAQSGRYRSLSKWSKDKDGNLVGILEIPLSVGIVGGIANVHPVAKVCTKILGASSAQELACIMTATGLAQNYSAIRALATEGIQKGHMRLHARNLAAAAGATPDQIDDIVQKMIKEKKISLDRAKELLEQI, from the coding sequence ATGCCTGATTCATCAATTTCCAAATTCTTTGAAAAATCTAGAAAAGATAGACTAGACATCGTTGCAAACTTTGCCAATCTTTCAGATGAAGACATAGATGTTTTACAAAATGAAAATGGTGGAATTTCTTTTGATAAAGCAGATAAAATGGTAGAAAACGCCATTGGAACATTTTCACTTCCATTAGGAATTGCAACAAATTTCAAGATAAACGGCAAAGATTACATTGTTCCTATGGTCATTGAAGAACCATCCGTGATAGCCGCAGCATCAAAGGGAGCTAAAATTGCACGAATAAAGGGTGGATTTGAAGTTTCTGCAAATGAATCTTTTAGCATTGGGCAAATACAGATGTTAGATGTTGATATTCCTTTAGCTATTTCACAAATTAAAAATTCTTCAAATGAACTTCTCGAACTAGCAAATTCAAAAAGTAATACTTTGTCTAAAATGGGAAAAGGTGCCAAAGAAGTCTCATGTAAAGAAATTGATACTCCTTCTGGAAAAATGCTCATTGTTGAATTGTTAATTGATGTTGGTGATGCGATGGGTGCCAATGTAACCAATACCATGTGTGAAGCTATTTCTCCCTTAATCGAAAAGATTACTGACGGTAGAGCACTACTTCGTATTTTATCTAATTATTCTACTCGAAGAATAGCCAAAGCAAAAGCTGTATTTGAAAAAGAAGCAGTTGGAGGTGAGCAAGTAGTTGATAACATTATTTCTGCTTTTGAATTTGCTGACAATGATGTGTATAGAGCTGTCACTCATAACAAAGGTATCATGAATGGAACTATAGCTGTTGCAAATGCTGTAGGTCAGGATAGTAGAGCCATTGAAGCTGCCGCAAATGCATATGCCGCACAATCTGGAAGATATCGCTCTTTAAGTAAGTGGAGTAAAGACAAGGACGGAAATTTGGTTGGAATTTTGGAAATCCCACTTTCTGTAGGTATTGTAGGAGGGATTGCCAATGTTCATCCAGTAGCTAAAGTCTGTACAAAAATTCTAGGAGCTTCTTCGGCACAAGAACTAGCATGTATTATGACTGCTACTGGTCTGGCTCAAAATTATAGTGCAATTAGAGCACTTGCTACTGAAGGAATACAAAAAGGACACATGCGACTTCATGCAAGAAATTTGGCTGCTGCAGCAGGTGCCACACCTGATCAAATCGATGATATTGTTCAGAAAATGATTAAAGAAAAGAAAATTTCACTTGATAGAGCTAAAGAATTACTTGAGCAAATTTAA
- a CDS encoding PQQ-dependent sugar dehydrogenase, with the protein MDKKIQIAAIAVAAVFSILVLTSPTDPIPLPELNSNSKGDFVTILAENLDKPRAIAVSDDRIFVTEKDGMIRVIQNNTLLESPLATLRAADVFDGGLLGITVHPNFSNNHYLYVFLTYDENGNLWNKILRITESKNKLVDAETIFDKIPGSSFTNGGFIKFGPDEKLYVGTGTVSDASHLPQDLNSLSGKILRLNDDGSIPDDNPFSNSPVYSLGHRNPQGMTWDNDGNLFVAEFGPEKNDEINLIQPGKNYGWPEQQCSGNENFQDAILCYDPSIEPGGILFYSGDTLNFESSFIMASMRASNLYQLDFEEGLSSQKSILSGIGRVRDVVQGQDGSLYVITSNTDGKGFPDSMDDKLLRILK; encoded by the coding sequence ATGGATAAGAAAATACAAATTGCTGCAATTGCTGTAGCAGCAGTATTTTCTATCTTGGTTTTAACATCTCCTACTGATCCAATTCCACTACCTGAACTAAATTCAAATTCTAAAGGTGACTTTGTAACTATTCTTGCTGAAAACCTTGACAAACCTCGTGCTATTGCTGTTTCAGATGATCGAATTTTTGTTACAGAAAAAGATGGAATGATCAGAGTAATTCAAAATAATACTTTGTTAGAATCCCCATTAGCTACACTACGTGCTGCTGATGTGTTTGATGGTGGATTACTAGGCATTACAGTACATCCAAATTTTTCAAACAATCATTATCTGTATGTGTTTTTGACATATGATGAGAATGGAAATTTATGGAATAAAATTTTAAGAATTACAGAATCTAAAAATAAATTAGTTGATGCAGAAACTATCTTCGATAAGATTCCTGGCTCTTCATTTACAAATGGTGGTTTTATTAAATTCGGTCCTGATGAAAAATTGTATGTAGGAACTGGAACCGTTTCTGATGCGTCACATCTTCCACAAGATCTTAACTCTTTGTCTGGAAAAATTTTGAGATTAAATGATGATGGTTCAATTCCAGATGATAACCCTTTTTCAAACTCACCCGTCTATTCATTGGGACACAGAAATCCTCAAGGGATGACTTGGGATAACGATGGAAATTTGTTTGTAGCAGAATTTGGACCCGAAAAAAATGATGAAATTAATCTGATCCAACCAGGAAAAAACTATGGGTGGCCTGAACAACAATGTTCTGGAAATGAAAATTTCCAAGATGCGATTCTCTGCTATGATCCAAGCATAGAACCTGGTGGCATATTGTTTTATTCTGGAGATACGCTAAATTTTGAATCTTCATTCATAATGGCGTCTATGAGGGCATCAAATCTATATCAATTGGATTTTGAGGAGGGATTGAGTTCGCAAAAATCAATTCTTAGTGGTATAGGACGTGTTCGTGATGTAGTTCAAGGTCAGGATGGAAGTCTTTATGTGATCACTTCAAATACTGATGGAAAAGGTTTTCCAGACAGTATGGATGATAAACTATTGAGGATATTGAAATAA
- a CDS encoding exosome complex RNA-binding protein Csl4 yields the protein MSENAIFPGDKIASIEEYEAGNNAFDDGDMVRAATVGEKDIDKETRTANVKHPKLLSIPRAGDIIIGTVAAVMSSMIAVSIDYINGKPTTSKVECICGTRNLRIRNVALVNDIVTLKIISHLNGTIHASISEPNLGVLFTKCRKCGGKVVPMRDAIKCTDCAWIDERKLSSNFGNSDFVNLRG from the coding sequence ATGTCTGAAAATGCAATATTTCCAGGTGATAAAATAGCATCTATTGAAGAATACGAGGCAGGAAATAATGCATTTGATGACGGAGATATGGTGAGAGCAGCAACAGTCGGAGAAAAGGACATTGACAAGGAAACACGAACTGCCAACGTAAAGCATCCAAAACTTCTATCAATCCCAAGAGCAGGCGATATCATAATTGGAACAGTTGCCGCTGTAATGTCATCTATGATTGCAGTTTCAATTGATTACATTAATGGAAAACCAACAACATCAAAAGTGGAATGTATTTGTGGAACACGAAATTTAAGAATCAGAAATGTTGCACTAGTTAACGATATTGTTACATTAAAAATTATCAGCCATCTCAATGGTACTATTCATGCATCAATTAGCGAACCAAATTTAGGAGTTTTATTTACCAAATGTAGAAAATGTGGAGGAAAGGTTGTTCCAATGCGTGATGCAATAAAATGTACAGACTGTGCGTGGATTGATGAGAGAAAACTTTCTTCAAATTTTGGAAATAGTGATTTCGTAAATTTAAGAGGGTAA
- the pheA gene encoding prephenate dehydratase yields MIHVSFQGERGAYSEAAARLFFSKEIETVPHTTFAEALESTSNDKTQFAILPVENSIEGSVGESYDLLYSTSLNATGEIYHRIEHCLIGTGKIDQIDTVYSHPQALGQCRKFIEEHNMKTIPAYDTAGSVKMIKEINKENCACIASKDAAEIYHMPIILENIANNLNNYTRFLILSKTSNSESGNDKTSIIFSIKHEPGSLFRIIENFHRNNVNLTKIESRPTKTNTWEYNFYVDFEGHQNNPKISEMLGKIKQETLFMKVLGSYPSAKLS; encoded by the coding sequence ATGATACATGTTTCGTTCCAAGGTGAACGAGGAGCTTATAGTGAAGCTGCAGCAAGATTATTTTTTAGCAAAGAAATTGAAACAGTTCCTCATACCACATTTGCTGAAGCATTAGAGAGTACTAGCAATGATAAAACACAATTTGCTATTTTGCCAGTAGAGAATTCTATAGAAGGTAGCGTAGGCGAGAGTTATGATTTGTTATATTCTACTTCTCTTAATGCAACAGGTGAAATATATCATAGAATAGAACATTGTTTGATTGGAACTGGAAAAATTGATCAAATAGATACAGTCTATTCACATCCACAAGCTTTAGGTCAATGTAGGAAATTCATTGAAGAGCACAATATGAAAACAATTCCTGCATATGATACTGCAGGAAGTGTAAAAATGATCAAAGAGATAAACAAAGAAAATTGTGCATGTATTGCTAGCAAAGATGCTGCAGAGATATATCATATGCCAATAATTTTGGAGAATATTGCAAATAATCTAAATAACTATACCAGATTTTTGATTTTGTCAAAAACAAGTAACTCAGAATCAGGCAATGATAAGACATCAATAATTTTTTCAATAAAGCACGAACCAGGCTCATTGTTTAGAATAATAGAGAATTTTCACAGAAATAATGTCAATTTAACAAAGATAGAATCAAGACCAACAAAAACGAATACTTGGGAATACAATTTCTATGTAGATTTTGAAGGACATCAAAACAACCCTAAAATTTCTGAGATGTTAGGAAAAATAAAACAAGAAACTCTGTTTATGAAAGTTTTAGGTTCCTATCCTTCAGCTAAATTGAGCTAA
- a CDS encoding tetratricopeptide repeat protein, with amino-acid sequence MEDPKTNSILDEGNRLFLQGKLREAIIYYDKILDVNPQHLSSLNNKGYALSKLKDYDNALRCYDAALEVSPDDLSVLVNKISSFRKQGNFDNALSICNNILKNNPKYNIALYHKERVLFSMGNFDESVLCCNQILNDYPNNGDVLFDKSCNFAMLSRNDEALDLLEHAISQGIQYKIKAKKSKSFEKLSDNPRFKKLIL; translated from the coding sequence GTGGAAGATCCAAAAACAAATTCAATTTTAGATGAAGGCAATAGGTTATTTTTGCAAGGAAAACTACGTGAAGCTATCATATATTATGATAAAATTTTAGATGTAAATCCTCAACATTTGAGTTCTCTTAACAATAAAGGGTATGCTTTGAGCAAATTGAAAGACTATGATAATGCATTAAGATGCTATGATGCTGCTCTGGAGGTTTCTCCAGATGATTTGTCTGTACTAGTTAACAAAATATCGTCATTTCGTAAACAAGGAAATTTTGATAATGCATTATCTATTTGTAATAATATCCTAAAGAATAATCCAAAATACAATATTGCCCTATATCATAAAGAACGAGTTTTATTTTCTATGGGTAATTTTGATGAATCTGTTTTATGTTGTAATCAAATTCTAAATGATTATCCTAACAATGGTGATGTATTATTTGATAAATCATGTAATTTTGCAATGTTGTCTAGAAATGACGAGGCACTAGATCTTCTTGAGCATGCAATTTCCCAAGGAATACAATACAAGATTAAAGCTAAAAAATCAAAATCATTTGAAAAACTATCAGATAATCCTAGATTCAAAAAATTAATTTTATGA
- the hisD gene encoding histidinol dehydrogenase — protein MRIIKITNVEKFAAKILPKQPQNNKTIVESILKDVKKNGDTAIKKYEKKFSKASIPSLRISKNEIKNAYSQVSKTELDALRLAKAKLGKTESTVKSLLKNTTINQDGIKITKKFIPIQSVGCYIPGGLAKYPSSVIMSVVPAKIAGVKRIVVVSPPNSDGKIDPLTIVSADICGADEIYKTGGVQSIAALSYGTKSIPKVDKIVGPGGAFVTAAKSLISDQTGIDMLAGPTELGIIADNSANPKFVALDLISQAEHSNDTFCYLITTSQKLAISVNKILSELIPKIQRGKITKFSLKNNGFIGICKNNSDMIKLANILAPEHLQIMTKNPKAISSKITASGLVLIGNNTPSSASDYILGSNHILPTNGFGKIRGPLSVLDFIKVNTQISSSKKSLSKISKHLQVLTKAEGLPNHYKAVRGRLN, from the coding sequence ATGAGAATAATCAAAATTACTAATGTAGAAAAGTTTGCAGCAAAAATTCTCCCAAAACAGCCTCAAAATAACAAAACTATAGTTGAATCAATCCTAAAAGATGTTAAAAAAAATGGCGATACTGCAATCAAAAAATATGAAAAAAAGTTCAGCAAGGCAAGCATTCCTTCATTACGCATATCCAAAAATGAAATTAAAAATGCATACTCTCAAGTATCAAAGACCGAACTTGATGCATTAAGATTAGCAAAAGCCAAGCTTGGAAAAACAGAATCAACTGTTAAATCATTACTAAAAAATACCACAATTAATCAAGATGGAATAAAAATCACAAAAAAATTTATTCCTATTCAAAGTGTAGGATGTTATATACCAGGCGGATTAGCAAAATATCCCAGTTCTGTAATCATGTCTGTGGTTCCAGCTAAAATTGCTGGAGTCAAAAGAATTGTAGTTGTATCTCCGCCAAACTCTGATGGAAAAATTGATCCATTAACTATCGTATCTGCTGATATTTGTGGAGCTGATGAGATTTACAAAACAGGAGGTGTACAATCAATTGCAGCATTATCTTATGGAACAAAATCAATTCCAAAAGTCGATAAAATTGTAGGTCCTGGAGGAGCATTTGTAACAGCAGCAAAATCTTTGATTAGTGATCAAACTGGAATTGATATGCTTGCAGGTCCTACTGAATTGGGAATAATAGCAGACAACTCGGCAAACCCAAAATTTGTTGCTTTGGATTTAATTTCTCAAGCAGAACACAGCAATGACACATTTTGCTATTTGATTACTACATCTCAAAAACTTGCAATATCTGTGAACAAAATTCTTTCTGAATTAATTCCAAAAATCCAGAGAGGAAAAATCACAAAATTCAGTCTTAAAAATAATGGATTTATTGGAATATGTAAAAACAATTCTGATATGATAAAACTTGCAAATATTTTGGCCCCTGAACACTTGCAAATAATGACTAAAAACCCAAAAGCCATATCTTCAAAAATTACTGCATCGGGTCTGGTTTTAATTGGAAACAACACTCCCTCCTCAGCAAGTGACTACATTTTAGGCTCAAATCACATTTTGCCTACAAACGGATTTGGAAAAATCAGAGGCCCACTTTCGGTCTTGGACTTTATCAAGGTAAATACACAGATTTCATCATCAAAGAAATCATTATCAAAAATATCAAAACATCTCCAAGTCTTGACAAAAGCTGAAGGATTGCCTAATCACTATAAAGCAGTTAGAGGTAGATTGAATTGA
- the dph2 gene encoding diphthamide biosynthesis enzyme Dph2: MIIIDEARIFKEIEKKKPASVSLNGPDGMLPQVQDMAIKISTKYGIPAYVLADTTWGTCDLNTTGSKILGAEIQFNIGHTINTESLEKNLVLIDAFDDVEFDTVAEKCTELLKGKVISLVTDSQHLHQMDKVEKILTKNGIKVKIGKGKGQLNDGQVFGCEFYPATELKKEVDAYVFLGQSNFHAAGIALSTNLPTFVLDPYFNEVREVTEFARMLKKKASLAIFKAAEAKSFGIIIGLKEGQLSKVFGLKFKKELEKEGKKVQLFALTDITNERLNNLRGIDAFIQVACPRISTDNQFDKPVLSTPQANALLKILRKESIDEYLEIPHWL; encoded by the coding sequence TTGATTATAATAGATGAAGCAAGAATTTTCAAAGAAATAGAAAAAAAGAAACCAGCATCAGTTTCATTAAATGGTCCAGATGGTATGTTACCTCAAGTTCAAGATATGGCAATTAAAATTTCAACGAAATATGGAATACCAGCATATGTTTTAGCAGATACAACATGGGGAACTTGTGACTTAAACACAACAGGTTCAAAAATTTTAGGAGCAGAAATTCAATTTAACATAGGACATACAATTAATACAGAATCACTAGAAAAGAATTTAGTTTTAATTGATGCATTTGATGATGTTGAATTTGATACTGTTGCAGAAAAGTGCACAGAACTCTTAAAAGGAAAAGTAATTTCACTAGTTACAGACAGTCAACATTTGCATCAAATGGATAAAGTTGAAAAAATTTTAACAAAAAATGGCATTAAAGTAAAAATTGGAAAGGGGAAAGGGCAATTAAATGACGGTCAAGTGTTTGGATGTGAGTTTTATCCTGCAACAGAATTAAAAAAAGAAGTTGATGCCTATGTATTTTTAGGACAAAGTAATTTTCATGCTGCAGGAATAGCATTGTCAACAAATTTACCGACATTTGTTTTAGATCCTTATTTTAATGAAGTAAGAGAAGTAACAGAATTTGCACGTATGCTAAAAAAGAAAGCAAGTCTAGCAATATTCAAAGCAGCAGAGGCAAAATCATTTGGAATAATTATCGGGTTAAAAGAAGGGCAACTATCAAAAGTATTCGGCTTGAAATTTAAAAAAGAACTAGAAAAGGAAGGAAAAAAGGTTCAGTTATTTGCACTTACAGACATTACAAATGAAAGATTAAACAATCTTAGGGGAATTGATGCATTTATTCAAGTTGCATGCCCAAGAATTTCTACAGATAATCAATTTGATAAACCTGTTTTATCAACACCACAGGCAAATGCACTACTAAAAATTTTAAGAAAAGAAAGCATTGATGAATACTTGGAAATCCCACATTGGTTATAA